A genomic window from Lotus japonicus ecotype B-129 chromosome 1, LjGifu_v1.2 includes:
- the LOC130730988 gene encoding probable WRKY transcription factor 47 isoform X1 → MEENRHHQRREFSFLSSGGDFHRHNLNLDCSTNNTDPPTPPPFKEMDFFKIHPHNSNKDAAAAADDDHHQQQQQQQYDQDQRDTHLTITKHESPSLVTHHPVNTGLNLTCSSSANNGEENTETELSRVESELRRVQEENHKLRIVLDQITKSYNQLQAHLHFIVLHKQNPHHQIIVEQNIEINGMIAGQKYVDPGPCTKLDVKIDASINSDDKSDREASISPSNNKEVMSNKRDHHHLTTKPADLGKQQACPGPTGDVLDRSSSQSLGSPKLEESKTAEHVAGDQFQLRKARVSVRARSEAPMISDGCQWRKYGQKMAKGNPCPRAYYRCTMGSGCPVRKQVQRCAEDRTVLITTYEGNHNHPLPPPATAMASTTSAAAKMLLSGTAASSKEALTTSAGYFSSLPYASVATLSASAPFPTITLDLTHQYHHNPMQLHRVPPGAAVTFPLPLGHPMLLSQQKLLPPAALPLLQLGQRPPTVETMSAAIASDPNFTAALAAAISSIIRGSDGHNNSSSDVNNNSNNGSAIIPGSPQLPQSCTTFSTN, encoded by the exons ATGGAGGAGAACCGACACCATCAACGCCGTGAATTCTCCTTCTTAAGCTCAGGCGGCGACTTCCACCGCCACAATCTCAATCTTGATTGTTCCACAAACAACACAGATCCTCCTACTCCTCCTCCCTTCAAAGAAATGGATTTCTTCAAAATTCATCCTCATaatagcaacaaagatgctgctgctgctgctgatgatgatcaccaccaacaacaacagcaacagcagtATGATCAAGATCAACGTGACACTCATCTCACCATCACCAAACATGAATCACCATCTCTCGTCACTCATCACCCCGTAAAC ACTGGACTGAATTTAACATGCTCAAGTTCTGCAAATAATGGTGAAGAAAATACTGAAACTGAG CTGAGTAGAGTTGAAAGTGAATTGCGGAGAGTACAAGAAGAGAATCACAAGTTGAGAATTGTGTTGGACCAGATCACCAAAAGCTATAACCAACTACAAGCTCACCTGCACTTTATCGTTTTGCACAAACAAAACCCTCATCATCAG ATAATTGTGGAGCAGAATATCGAAATAAATGGGATGATAGCGGGACAAAAATATGTGGACCCAGGACCATGCACAAAATTAGATGTCAAAATTGATGCATCAATTAATTCTGATGATAAGAGTGATCGCGAGGCATCAATTTCTCCTTCAAACAATAAGGAAGTGATGTCAAACAAACGCGACCATCATCATTTGACTACTAAACCAGCTGATCTTGGAAAGCAGCAAGCTTGTCCTGGTCCTACTGGAGATGTGCTTGACCGGTCATCCTCACAGAGTTTGGGCTCACCCAAGTTAGAAGAATCCAAAACTGCTGAACACGTTGCCGGTGACCAGTTTCAGCTCAGAAAAGCCAGGGTTTCCGTGCGTGCAAGATCAGAAGCTCCCATG ATTAGTGATGGATGTCAATGGAGGAAATATGGACAAAAAATGGCCAAGGGTAACCCTTGTCCTCGTGCCTACTATCGTTGCACTATGGGTTCAGGATGCCCAGTCCGCAAGCag GTGCAAAGGTGCGCAGAGGACAGGACAGTGCTGATAACAACCTATGAAGGCAATCACAACCACCCTCTACCACCACCTGCCACTGCCATGGCAAGCACCACTTCAGCTGCGGCGAAAATGCTGCTTTCAGGAACAGCCGCCTCATCAAAGGAAGCGCTAACAACCTCAGCAGGATACTTCTCTTCACTGCCCTACGCTTCAGTGGCAACCCTATCAGCTTCTGCACCGTTCCCAACGATCACCCTTGACCTTACCCACCAGTACCACCACAACCCCATGCAACTTCACCGAGTACCACCTGGTGCAGCGGTCACATTCCCTCTTCCACTAGGGCACCCTATGTTGCTCTCCCAGCAGAAGCTGCTACCACCTGCGGCTCTCCCCCTTCTTCAACTAGGACAACGACCACCAACGGTTGAAACAATGAGTGCAGCCATTGCTTCGGATCCGAACTTCACTGCAGCATTGGCAGCAGCAATCTCATCAATCATAAGAGGGAGTGATGGTCATAATAACAGTAGTAGTGATGTTAATAACAATAGCAATAATGGAAGTGCTATTATTCCCGGTTCACCACAACTTCCTCAGTCATGCACTACATTCTCCACCAACTAG
- the LOC130730988 gene encoding probable WRKY transcription factor 47 isoform X2: MEENRHHQRREFSFLSSGGDFHRHNLNLDCSTNNTDPPTPPPFKEMDFFKIHPHNSNKDAAAAADDDHHQQQQQQQYDQDQRDTHLTITKHESPSLVTHHPVNTGLNLTCSSSANNGEENTETELSRVESELRRVQEENHKLRIVLDQITKSYNQLQAHLHFIVLHKQNPHHQNIEINGMIAGQKYVDPGPCTKLDVKIDASINSDDKSDREASISPSNNKEVMSNKRDHHHLTTKPADLGKQQACPGPTGDVLDRSSSQSLGSPKLEESKTAEHVAGDQFQLRKARVSVRARSEAPMISDGCQWRKYGQKMAKGNPCPRAYYRCTMGSGCPVRKQVQRCAEDRTVLITTYEGNHNHPLPPPATAMASTTSAAAKMLLSGTAASSKEALTTSAGYFSSLPYASVATLSASAPFPTITLDLTHQYHHNPMQLHRVPPGAAVTFPLPLGHPMLLSQQKLLPPAALPLLQLGQRPPTVETMSAAIASDPNFTAALAAAISSIIRGSDGHNNSSSDVNNNSNNGSAIIPGSPQLPQSCTTFSTN; encoded by the exons ATGGAGGAGAACCGACACCATCAACGCCGTGAATTCTCCTTCTTAAGCTCAGGCGGCGACTTCCACCGCCACAATCTCAATCTTGATTGTTCCACAAACAACACAGATCCTCCTACTCCTCCTCCCTTCAAAGAAATGGATTTCTTCAAAATTCATCCTCATaatagcaacaaagatgctgctgctgctgctgatgatgatcaccaccaacaacaacagcaacagcagtATGATCAAGATCAACGTGACACTCATCTCACCATCACCAAACATGAATCACCATCTCTCGTCACTCATCACCCCGTAAAC ACTGGACTGAATTTAACATGCTCAAGTTCTGCAAATAATGGTGAAGAAAATACTGAAACTGAG CTGAGTAGAGTTGAAAGTGAATTGCGGAGAGTACAAGAAGAGAATCACAAGTTGAGAATTGTGTTGGACCAGATCACCAAAAGCTATAACCAACTACAAGCTCACCTGCACTTTATCGTTTTGCACAAACAAAACCCTCATCATCAG AATATCGAAATAAATGGGATGATAGCGGGACAAAAATATGTGGACCCAGGACCATGCACAAAATTAGATGTCAAAATTGATGCATCAATTAATTCTGATGATAAGAGTGATCGCGAGGCATCAATTTCTCCTTCAAACAATAAGGAAGTGATGTCAAACAAACGCGACCATCATCATTTGACTACTAAACCAGCTGATCTTGGAAAGCAGCAAGCTTGTCCTGGTCCTACTGGAGATGTGCTTGACCGGTCATCCTCACAGAGTTTGGGCTCACCCAAGTTAGAAGAATCCAAAACTGCTGAACACGTTGCCGGTGACCAGTTTCAGCTCAGAAAAGCCAGGGTTTCCGTGCGTGCAAGATCAGAAGCTCCCATG ATTAGTGATGGATGTCAATGGAGGAAATATGGACAAAAAATGGCCAAGGGTAACCCTTGTCCTCGTGCCTACTATCGTTGCACTATGGGTTCAGGATGCCCAGTCCGCAAGCag GTGCAAAGGTGCGCAGAGGACAGGACAGTGCTGATAACAACCTATGAAGGCAATCACAACCACCCTCTACCACCACCTGCCACTGCCATGGCAAGCACCACTTCAGCTGCGGCGAAAATGCTGCTTTCAGGAACAGCCGCCTCATCAAAGGAAGCGCTAACAACCTCAGCAGGATACTTCTCTTCACTGCCCTACGCTTCAGTGGCAACCCTATCAGCTTCTGCACCGTTCCCAACGATCACCCTTGACCTTACCCACCAGTACCACCACAACCCCATGCAACTTCACCGAGTACCACCTGGTGCAGCGGTCACATTCCCTCTTCCACTAGGGCACCCTATGTTGCTCTCCCAGCAGAAGCTGCTACCACCTGCGGCTCTCCCCCTTCTTCAACTAGGACAACGACCACCAACGGTTGAAACAATGAGTGCAGCCATTGCTTCGGATCCGAACTTCACTGCAGCATTGGCAGCAGCAATCTCATCAATCATAAGAGGGAGTGATGGTCATAATAACAGTAGTAGTGATGTTAATAACAATAGCAATAATGGAAGTGCTATTATTCCCGGTTCACCACAACTTCCTCAGTCATGCACTACATTCTCCACCAACTAG
- the LOC130730990 gene encoding probable polygalacturonase isoform X2 has translation MRRPSILVGVLFLALFCCSPWTVWSSTLCKRKNLERVRPHSVSITEFGAVGDGITLNTKAFQNAIFYLNSFADKGGAKLFVPAGRWLTGSFDLISHLTLWLDKDAVILGSTNSDDWPVVDPLPSYGRGRELPGGRHKSLIYGHNLTDVVITGNNGTIDGQGSIWWSRFQNNTLDYTRPHLVELMNSIGVLISNLTFLNSPFWNIHPVYCSQVRVQNVTILAPHTSPNTDGIDPDSSDDVCIEDCYISTGDDLIAIKSGWDEYGIAYGRPSTNIVIRRLVGKTQTSGIAIGSEMSGGVSEVHAEDIHFYDSYNAIRIKTSRGRGGYVRNIYISNMTLVNIEYAITFNGLYGEHPDDAYDPNALPVIEKITIKDVIGENIKQAGILEGIEGDNFVNICLSNISLNVRSSFPWNCSYVKGYSDMVHPEACEPLMERLFPEHCSDCYYLSNHQQSSNNQRGDMRS, from the exons ATGAGGAGACCTTCAATT CTAGTGGGTGTGCTTTTTCTTGCATTGTTCTGTTGTAGCCCATGGACAGTGTGGAGCAGCACGCTTTGCAAAAGAAAAAACTTGGAGAGAGTTCGACCTCACAGTGTCAGCATTACCGAATTTGGCGCAGTTGGGGATGGGATCACTCTCAACACAAAAGCATTTCAGAATGCCATCTTCTACCTGAATTCATTTGCAGATAAAGGTGGAGCAAAGCTTTTTGTCCCTGCCGGCCGGTGGTTAACCGGTAGTTTTGATCTCATCAGCCACCTAACTCTGTGGTTGGATAAGGATGCAGTGATTCTTGGATCAACG AACTCTGATGATTGGCCAGTTGTTGATCCTCTACCGTCTTACGGTCGAGGAAGGGAGTTGCCTGGTGGAAGGCATAAGAGCCTCATTTATGGCCACAATTTGACTGATGTTGTCATAACAG GTAATAATGGAACTATCGATGGTCAAGGGAGTATCTGGTGGAGCAGGTTTCAGAACAATACTCTGGATTATACACGTCCCCATTTGGTGGAATTGATGAATTCCATAGGAGTTCTCATTTCAAATTTAACATTCTTGAATTCTCCATTTTGGAATATTCATCCTGTATATTGCAG CCAAGTAAGAGTTCAGAATGTCACAATCCTTGCTCCTCATACTTCACCAAACACAGATGGGATTGATCCAG ATTCTTCTGATGATGTATGCATTGAAGACTGTTATATAAGCACAGGTGATGATCTAATTGCCATCAAAAGTGGGTGGGACGAGTATGGAATTGCATATGGTCGTCCCAGCACAAACATTGTCATTCGCAGGCTCGTTGGAAAAACTCAAACAAGTGGAATTGCTATTGGAAGTGAGATGTCGGGCGGCGTATCAGAAGTTCACGCAGAAGATATTCACTTTTATGATTCATATAACGCAATCAGAATAAAGACTTCTCGTGGAAGGGGTGGTTATGTTAGAAACATCTACATCTCTAACATGACCTTGGTTAATATTGAATACGCTATTACGTTCAATGGTTTATATGGGGAACATCCAGATGATGCTTATGACCCAAATGCTCTACCAGTAATAGAAAAGATTACAATCAAGGATGTGATAGGAGAAAATATCAAACAAGCAGGTATTCTAGAGGGTATAGAAGGTGATAATTTTGTcaacatttgcctatcaaacATCTCCCTCAATGTGAGATCAAGCTTTCCATGGAACTGCTCTTATGTTAAAGGATACTCTGACATGGTTCACCCAGAAGCTTGTGAGCCTCTCATGGAGAGACTATTCCCTGAGCATTGTTCAGACTGTTACTATTTGTCAAATCACCAACAGAGTTCAAATAATCAAAGAG GTGACATGAGAAGTTGA
- the LOC130730990 gene encoding probable polygalacturonase isoform X1: protein MRRPSILVGVLFLALFCCSPWTVWSSTLCKRKNLERVRPHSVSITEFGAVGDGITLNTKAFQNAIFYLNSFADKGGAKLFVPAGRWLTGSFDLISHLTLWLDKDAVILGSTNSDDWPVVDPLPSYGRGRELPGGRHKSLIYGHNLTDVVITGNNGTIDGQGSIWWSRFQNNTLDYTRPHLVELMNSIGVLISNLTFLNSPFWNIHPVYCSQVRVQNVTILAPHTSPNTDGIDPDSSDDVCIEDCYISTGDDLIAIKSGWDEYGIAYGRPSTNIVIRRLVGKTQTSGIAIGSEMSGGVSEVHAEDIHFYDSYNAIRIKTSRGRGGYVRNIYISNMTLVNIEYAITFNGLYGEHPDDAYDPNALPVIEKITIKDVIGENIKQAGILEGIEGDNFVNICLSNISLNVRSSFPWNCSYVKGYSDMVHPEACEPLMERLFPEHCSDCYYLSNHQQSSNNQRGAWFLSW, encoded by the exons ATGAGGAGACCTTCAATT CTAGTGGGTGTGCTTTTTCTTGCATTGTTCTGTTGTAGCCCATGGACAGTGTGGAGCAGCACGCTTTGCAAAAGAAAAAACTTGGAGAGAGTTCGACCTCACAGTGTCAGCATTACCGAATTTGGCGCAGTTGGGGATGGGATCACTCTCAACACAAAAGCATTTCAGAATGCCATCTTCTACCTGAATTCATTTGCAGATAAAGGTGGAGCAAAGCTTTTTGTCCCTGCCGGCCGGTGGTTAACCGGTAGTTTTGATCTCATCAGCCACCTAACTCTGTGGTTGGATAAGGATGCAGTGATTCTTGGATCAACG AACTCTGATGATTGGCCAGTTGTTGATCCTCTACCGTCTTACGGTCGAGGAAGGGAGTTGCCTGGTGGAAGGCATAAGAGCCTCATTTATGGCCACAATTTGACTGATGTTGTCATAACAG GTAATAATGGAACTATCGATGGTCAAGGGAGTATCTGGTGGAGCAGGTTTCAGAACAATACTCTGGATTATACACGTCCCCATTTGGTGGAATTGATGAATTCCATAGGAGTTCTCATTTCAAATTTAACATTCTTGAATTCTCCATTTTGGAATATTCATCCTGTATATTGCAG CCAAGTAAGAGTTCAGAATGTCACAATCCTTGCTCCTCATACTTCACCAAACACAGATGGGATTGATCCAG ATTCTTCTGATGATGTATGCATTGAAGACTGTTATATAAGCACAGGTGATGATCTAATTGCCATCAAAAGTGGGTGGGACGAGTATGGAATTGCATATGGTCGTCCCAGCACAAACATTGTCATTCGCAGGCTCGTTGGAAAAACTCAAACAAGTGGAATTGCTATTGGAAGTGAGATGTCGGGCGGCGTATCAGAAGTTCACGCAGAAGATATTCACTTTTATGATTCATATAACGCAATCAGAATAAAGACTTCTCGTGGAAGGGGTGGTTATGTTAGAAACATCTACATCTCTAACATGACCTTGGTTAATATTGAATACGCTATTACGTTCAATGGTTTATATGGGGAACATCCAGATGATGCTTATGACCCAAATGCTCTACCAGTAATAGAAAAGATTACAATCAAGGATGTGATAGGAGAAAATATCAAACAAGCAGGTATTCTAGAGGGTATAGAAGGTGATAATTTTGTcaacatttgcctatcaaacATCTCCCTCAATGTGAGATCAAGCTTTCCATGGAACTGCTCTTATGTTAAAGGATACTCTGACATGGTTCACCCAGAAGCTTGTGAGCCTCTCATGGAGAGACTATTCCCTGAGCATTGTTCAGACTGTTACTATTTGTCAAATCACCAACAGAGTTCAAATAATCAAAGAGGTGCTTGGTTTCTGTCTTGGTAA
- the LOC130730989 gene encoding proline--tRNA ligase, cytoplasmic: MAGTEAKTKKSDSKPQKQQQQQGGGKKKEVKKETGLGLTHKKAENFGEWYSEVVVNSEMIEYYDISGCYILRPWSMAIWEIMQAFFDPEIKKMKIKNCYFPLFVSPGVLQKEKDHVEGFAPEVAWVTKSGESELEIPIAIRPTSETVMYPYYSKWIRGHRDLPLKLNQWCNVVRWEFSNPTPFIRSREFLWQEGHTAFATKEEADAEVLEILELYRRIYEEYLAVPVIKGKKSALEKFAGGLYTTSVEAFIPNTGRGVQGATSHCLGQNFAEMFEINFENEKGEKAMAWQNSWAYSTRTIGVMVMVHGDDKGLVLPPKVASVQVIVIPVPFKDANTQGIYDACAATVNTLCEAGIRAESDTRDNYSPGWKYSHWEMKGVPLRIEIGPKDLANKQVRAVRRDNGAKIDIANADLVEELKKLLDNIQQNLFDVAKQKRDECIQIIHTWDEFIQALNEKKMILAPWCDEEEVEADVKARTRGETGAAKTLCSPFDQPELPEGTKCFASGKPATKWSYWGRSY, translated from the exons ATGGCGGGGACTGAAGCCAAAACCAAGAAATCTGATTCGAAACCCCaaaagcagcagcagcaacaag GTGgtgggaagaagaaggaggtgAAGAAAGAGACTGGGTTAGGGCTTACGCATAAGAAGGCTGAAAACTTCGGAGAATGGTATTCCGAG GTTGTTGTTAATTCGGAAATGATTGAGTATTATGATATTTCTGGTTGCTATATTCTGAGGCCTTGGTCCATGGCCATATGGGAGATAATGCAA GCTTTTTTTGATCcagaaattaagaaaatgaagatcaagAACTGCTACTTCCCTTTGTTTGTGTCTCCTGGAGTTTTGCAAAAGGAGAAGGACCATGTTGAGGGATTTGCTCCAGAG GTTGCTTGGGTGACTAAGTCTGGGGAATCTGAGTTAGAAATTCCTATTGCTATTCGCCCAACTAGTGAAACCGTTATGTACCCCTACTACTCCAAGTGGATTAGGGGGCATCGTGACTTGCCACTGAAACTCAATCAGTGGTGCAATGTTGTTAGATGGGAGTTCAGCAACCCCACACCATTCATCAG GAGTCGTGAGTTTCTTTGGCAGGAAGGACACACTGCTTTTGCAACCAAGGAGGAAGCAGATGCAGAG GTTCTTGAGATATTAGAATTATATAGGCGTATATATGAAGAGTATTTGGCAGTTCCTGTCATAAAGGGTAAGAAAAGTGCGCTTGAGAAGTTTGCTGGTGGACTTTACACTACCAGTGTTGAG GCATTTATTCCAAACACAGGTCGTGGTGTACAAGGAGCAACTTCTCATTGTCTGGGCCAAAATTTTGCTGAAATGTTTGAGATTaactttgaaaatgagaagGGAGAAAAAGCAATGGCCTGGCAAAACTCATGGGCCTATAGTACTCGAACG ATTGGGGTGATGGTTATGGTTCATGGTGATGACAAGGGATTAGTGCTTCCTCCTAAAGTAGCATCAGTTCAAGTCATAGTGATTCCCGTGCCTTTCAAAGATGCTAATACTCAAGGAATCTATGATGCTTGTGCTGCAACTGTGAATACATTATGTGAAGCAGGTATTCGTGCTGAGTCAGATACTAGAGATAACTATTCTCCCGGATGGAAGTATTCTCACTGGGAAATGAAAGGCGTTCCTCTAAGAATTGAAATTGGGCCAAAGGATTTGGCAAATAAGCAG GTTCGTGCTGTTCGTCGTGATAATGGAGCAAAGATAGACATTGCTAATGCAGATTTGGTTGAGGAATTAAAGAAGTTGCTGGATAATATTCAGCAGAATCTTTTTGATGTTGCCAAACAAAAACGAGATGAATGTATTCAGATCATACATACATGGGATGAGTTTATACAAGCTTTGAATGAAAAAAAGATGATCTTAGCACCTTGGTGTGATGAGGAG GAGGTGGAAGCAGATGTCAAAGCAAGGACAAGGGGCGAGACGGGAGCAGCTAAGACCCTTTGTAGTCCCTTTGATCAGCCAGAACTCCCAGAAG GCACCAAATGCTTTGCATCAGGAAAGCCTGCGACAAAGTGGTCATACTGGGGCAGAAGTTACTAG
- the LOC130730991 gene encoding protein transport protein SEC23 A: protein MANPTQPNVGFTPSNPDRQGQNPDKGPIPPPLSFAAAPRFPPPKLQLHQDQASPQPAKTPSPNLVSPANGVTTGSPVPHLSTPPGPPVFSSPVRPAAVPFRTSPASPQPLAFSSSSSLPTSSSPQYSNGAFDLQSQVSDSIADHAPVGESSFVLFSAHKVLKQKKQANVPSLGFGALVSPGREVSTGPQVIQRDPHRCQSCGGYANIYCNILLGSGQWQCVICRKLNGSGGEYVAASKEDLHRFPELSSPMVDYVQTGNKRPGFVPVSDSRMSAPVVLVIDECLDEPHLHHFQSSLHAFVDSLPPTTRLGIVLYGRTVSVYDFSEESIASADVLPGDKSPSEDSLKALIYGTGIYLSPMHASLPVAHSIFSSLRAYKLNIPEASRDRCLGTAVEVALAIIQGPSDLSRGVVKRSGGNSRVIVCAGGPNTYGPGSVPHSFSHPNYPYMEKTALKWMENLGREAHRQNTVVDILCAGTCPVRVPILHPLAKASGGVFILHDDFGEAFGVNLQRASARSAGSHGLLELRTSDDILITQVVGPGEESHVDTHETFKNDTALYIQMLSVEETQCFSISMETKGDIKSDFVFFQFTIQYSNVYQADVSRVITVRLPTVDSVSGYLESVQDEVAAVLIAKRTLLRAKNQSDAIDMRATIDERIKDIALKFGSQLPKSKLHCFPKELSLLPEILFHLRRGSLLGSIIGHEDERSVLRNLFLNASFDLSLRMVAPRCLMHREGGTFEELPAYDLAMQSDTAVVLDQGTDVFIWLGAELGADEGKSAAALAACRTLAEELTEFRFPAPRILAFKEGSSQARYFVSRLIPAHKDPPYEQEARFPQLRTLTQEARTKLKSSFVHFDDPSFCEWMRSLKVVPPQPR, encoded by the exons ATGGCTAACCCAACACAACCTAATGTTGGGTTCACCCCTTCAAACCCAGACAGACAGGGTCAAAACCCTGACAAGGGTCCAATTCCCCCACCTCTTAGTTTTGCAGCTGCACCTAGATTTCCTCCACCAAAATTACAGTTACATCAAGATCAAGCTTCTCCCCAACCCGCTAAAACCCCGAGCCCAAACCTTGTTTCACCGGCTAATGGGGTTACCACTGGCAGTCCAGTTCCTCACCTGAGCACCCCTCCTGGACCCCCTGTCTTCTCGTCGCCCGTCCGTCCGGCTGCTGTTCCGTTTCGCACATCGCCTGCATCACCTCAGCCACTTGCTTTTTCGTCAAGCTCTTCTTTGCCAACGTCATCGTCGCCCCAATATTCCAATGGAGCATTTGATTTGCAGTCCCAAGTTTCTGATAGTATAGCGGACCATGCTCCTGTTGGGGAGTCATCCTTTGTTCTTTTTTCAGCTCATAAG GTACTGAAACAGAAGAAACAAGCTAATGTGCCCAGTCTGGGTTTTGGGGCATTGGTCTCTCCTGGGAGGGAGGTCTCAACAGGCCCTCAGGTAATACAGCGTGATCCCCATCGCTGCCAAAGCTGTGGTGGTTATGCAAATATATATTGCAACATACTACTTGGCTCGGGCCAGTGGCAGTGTGTTATATGTCGGAAACTGAATGGAAGTGGTGGTGAGTACGTTGCGGCTAGCAAGGAAGATCTTCACAGATTTCCAGAACTGTCTTCACCCATGGTTGACTATGTTCAAACTGGGAACAAGAGACCTGGTTTTGTTCCAGTTTCAGATTCCAGAATGTCTGCCCCAGTTGTTCTTGTAATAGATGAATGTTTAGATGAGCCTCACTTACACCATTTTCAGAGTTCTTTGCATGCTTTTGTTGATTCTCTCCCTCCAACAACAAGATTAGGAATTGTACTATATGGCCGTACTGTATCAGTGTATGACTTCTCAGAAGAATCAATTGCATCTGCTGATGTGCTTCCCGGGGATAAATCACCAAGTGAAGACTCTTTGAAAGCTTTGATTTATGGTACTGGCATATATTTGTCGCCCATGCATGCTTCATTACCTGTAGCACATTCCATATTTTCATCATTGAGAGCATATAAGTTGAACATACCTGAAGCTTCCAGAGATCGGTGCCTAGGAACTGCTGTGGAGGTTGCTCTTGCTATAATTCAGGGCCCGTCAGATCTGTCCCGAGGGGTAGTCAAAAGGTCAGGGGGTAATAGTAGAGTTATTGTCTGTGCTGGTGGACCGAACACTTATGGGCCTGGATCTGTTCCTCATTCTTTTAGTCACCCTAATTATCCTTATATGGAAAAAACAGCATTGAAATGGATGGAGAATCTGGGTCGTGAGGCTCATCGACAAAATACTGTGGTTGATATTTTATGTGCTGGAACATGCCCTGTAAGAGTTCCTATCTTACATCCTCTCGCAAAAGCATCAGGTGGAGTTTTTATTCTCCACGATGATTTTGGAGAAGCCTTTGGTGTTAATTTGCAAAGGGCATCAGCCAGATCAGCAGGCTCTCATGGACTGTTAGAATTGCGAACATCAGATGATATTCTCATTACTCAAGTTGTGGGTCCTGGGGAAGAGTCACATGTAGACACCCACGAAACGTTTAAAAATGACACTGCTCTTTATATTCAGATGCTAAGTGTTGAAGAAACACAGTGCTTCTCTATCTCCATGGAAACCAAAGGGGATATCAAAAGCGATTTTGTCTTTTTCCAGTTTACTATTCAGTATTCAAATGTATATCAAGCTGATGTGTCCAGGGTCATTACTGTTAGACTGCCAACAGTAGATAGCGTTTCAGGATATCTTGAGAGTGTTCAGGATGAAGTGGCCGCTGTCCTCATTGCAAAGAGAACTCTGTTACGAGCCAAAAACCAATCTGATGCAATTGATATGCGAGCAACAATAGATGAAAGAATTAAGGATATTGCTCTTAAATTTGGctcccaactaccaaaatcaaAACTTCATTGCTTCCCAAAGGAGCTTTCTCTCTTACCTGAGATCCTTTTCCATCTCAGGAGAGGATCGCTATTGGGAAGCATTATTGGCCATGAAGATGAGAGGTCTGTGCTGAGGAACCTGTTTCTGAATGCATCCTTTGACCTATCACTCAGAATGGTGGCTCCTCGTTGTCTAATGCACAGGGAGGGGGGGACTTTTGAGGAGCTACCAGCTTATGATCTTGCAATGCAGTCTGATACTGCTGTTGTACTTGACCAGGGCACTGATGTCTTCATTTGGTTG GGTGCTGAACTTGGAGCAGATGAAGGAAAAAGTGCTGCTGCTTTGGCTGCATGCAGGACATTAGCTGAAGAACTGACTGAATTCCGTTTTCCAGCTCCTCGTATCCTTGCTTTCAag GAGGGTAGCTCCCAAGCTCGATATTTTGTCTCTCGTCTCATACCAGCTCACAAAGATCCTCCTTATGAGCAG GAGGCAAGATTCCCTCAACTCAGGACATTGACACAAGAAGCGCGGACAAAGCTGAAAAGCAGCTTTGTTCACTTCGACGATCCTAGCTTTTGTGAGTGGATGCGAAGTTTGAAAGTGGTGCCACCCCAACCGAGATGA
- the LOC130730994 gene encoding uncharacterized protein LOC130730994 produces MDNDDTDLPIRIMNFVSEDQLAESKRTRGERVEDGTAHRDRPLYEILKEQKDKKDAEFNERFKHRPPKALDEDETEFLDNYETTRREYEQKVADEEAQQIRSFQAAVAVQSNTVHEIKENPPLPIVQEEKPAGKRNPASRPLSMIIKVKPQTKKAKVDEGNAEEVSKARTTPVNDNNKSLELVQSLNGEADKSHEIAQTGLVSYSDESDDDL; encoded by the exons ATGGACAATGATGATACGGATCTTCCTATCAGGATTATGAACTTTgtctctgaagaccaa TTAGCAGAATCAAAACGAACCAGGGGCGAACGAGTTGAAGATGGCACTGCCCACAGGGATAGACCTCTCTACGAG ATTTTAAAGGAGCAAAAGGACAAGAAGGATGCAGAATTCAATGAAAGGTTCAAACATA GACCACCTAAAGCTTTAGATGAAGATGAAACTGAGTTTCTTGATAATTATGAAACA ACAAGGAGGGAATACGAACAAAAAGTGGCAGATGAGGAAGCACAACAAATCCGCAGCTTTCAG GCAGCGGTTGCAGTGCAGTCCAACACTGTGCATGAAATTAAGGAAAATCCCCCTTTACCCATTGTCCAG GAAGAGAAGCCTGCAGGAAAGAGGAATCCGGCTTCTCGTCCCTTAAGCATGATTATAAAAGTCAAGCCCCAAACAAAAAAAGCCAAGGTGGATGAAGGAAATGCGGAAGAAGTTTCAAAAGCAAGAACTACTCCTGTGAATGATAACAACAAGTCTTTAGAACTGGTACAGTCATTGAATGGTGAAGCTGATAAGTCCCATGAAATTGCCCAAACTGGCCTTGTTTCATATAGTGATGAAAGTGATGACGACTTGTAG